One segment of Clostridia bacterium DNA contains the following:
- a CDS encoding ATP-binding protein, translated as AEVFGDVTMTAALLDRLTHHVHTFVLTGQSYRLKQSKTRSGVTKMADPGACSDQPAPSETGRI; from the coding sequence GCTGAAGTGTTCGGAGACGTGACCATGACGGCCGCCTTACTAGATCGGCTGACTCATCACGTTCATACCTTTGTCCTAACGGGTCAATCATACCGACTAAAGCAAAGCAAGACACGAAGCGGGGTGACGAAAATGGCGGATCCCGGAGCATGCTCAGATCAGCCGGCGCCGTCCGAAACAGGTAGGATTTAG
- a CDS encoding DUF1848 family protein, with the protein MLSYSRTDAQFHTGQFASIASALEGSTTRVVVSLADFYGKVERNLVAALECEGWRFDRTTGADGPTRELLADLRDEAVAHGLEICSCAEAVDMSDLGIRHGKCIDDELIRSIWGIEVDGGKDPGQRSACGCAPSRDTGANNTCIHGCRYCYATASYRTALDRFTSHNPDSPDLAGRVQSRAGAQRRRGILRHTRPG; encoded by the coding sequence GTGCTTAGCTATAGTCGCACAGACGCCCAGTTCCACACGGGTCAATTCGCTTCGATAGCTTCCGCTCTGGAAGGCTCGACCACTCGCGTGGTCGTGAGTTTGGCGGACTTCTACGGGAAGGTCGAGCGCAACCTGGTGGCGGCACTTGAATGCGAGGGATGGCGGTTTGATCGCACCACGGGCGCCGATGGGCCCACGCGTGAACTCCTTGCGGACCTTCGCGACGAAGCTGTGGCCCACGGGCTTGAGATCTGCTCGTGCGCAGAGGCAGTCGACATGTCGGACCTGGGGATACGCCACGGCAAGTGCATCGATGACGAGCTGATTCGGAGCATATGGGGTATTGAGGTAGACGGCGGCAAGGACCCGGGCCAGAGGAGCGCGTGCGGCTGCGCGCCCAGCCGAGACACAGGCGCCAACAATACCTGCATCCACGGATGCAGATACTGCTACGCTACGGCTAGCTACAGAACGGCGCTCGACCGGTTCACCAGCCACAATCCGGACTCGCCGGATCTCGCCGGGCGGGTGCAATCAAGGGCCGGAGCGCAAAGGAGAAGAGGAATCCTCAGACACACAAGGCCAGGCTGA